From one Trifolium pratense cultivar HEN17-A07 linkage group LG1, ARS_RC_1.1, whole genome shotgun sequence genomic stretch:
- the LOC123901115 gene encoding LEAF RUST 10 DISEASE-RESISTANCE LOCUS RECEPTOR-LIKE PROTEIN KINASE-like 2.4 isoform X1 → MMASVNLEFLLLLFSQLILLHVLAGGDENKYQGECLASFSCGYLGNISFPFTTTERPDCGLLPIHNCDDDDPQKPKSIQLQKEGKWFEVEVGNPLEFHGRGSSTFVFRDDKLYKLLQTKSCEAFRYNYTLPSTSGFASFRIKTNATLFVCNHTLQVHPPTYMLMHNYTKCPQYDLFYQPYIIADNVFRSAFTDCTIVHLPTKDIADGEDPFTFVTADISIEVKITEECAYCHFNLTGQCQLDSNGRFYCANGILKQTPWKHKAHINALHHIFLFTTLSSYVKSELFPLTAAVTVSKRKGLSQNVKLGLAMVAIGFGVAVLMLLAYCIRTKIFSSTFLLFRKENPTHQIIEQFLKEHGPLPAARYSYLDVKKITNSFKNKLGQGGYGSVYKGKLHDERTVAVKVLSESKGDGEDFINEVASISRTSHVNVVRLLGFCLDGSKKALLYEFMPNGSLEKFIYEEKDPLKNDRQLDCKLLYDIAVGVARGLEYLHRGCNTRILHFDIKPHNILLDDDFCPKISDFGLAKICPRKESIVSIFGARGTPGYIAPELFSRNFGGVSHKSDVYSYGMMVLEMVGQKKNIKVEVDCSSELYFPHWIYKRLELNQDFGLRCIKNEIDEEMVRKMTVVSLWCIQTDPSHRPAMHKVVEMLEGGLQVLEIPPKPFMSSPSTSSIHLSSEIL, encoded by the exons ATGATGGCTTCGGTTAATTTAGAATTTCTCTTACTTTTGTTTTCACAACTCATACTGCTACATGTGTTGGCAGGTGGAGATGAGAATAAGTACCAAGGAGAGTGTCTAGCTTCGTTTAGTTGTGGATATCTTGGCAATATCAGCTTCCCTTTCACTACAACTGAACGCCCGGACTGTGGCTTATTGCCAATACATaattgtgatgatgatgaccCACAAAAGCCTAAAAGTATCCAATTACAGAAGGAAGGGAAATGGTTTGAGGTTGAAGTTGGAAATCCTCTCGAGTTTCACGGTCGTGGCAGTAGTACTTTTGTTTTTAGAGACGATAAACTCTACAAACTGCTGCAAACCAAAAGTTGTGAAGCTTTCAGATATAATTATACTCTTCCTTCCACCTCTGGCTTTGCTTCTTTTCGTATCAAAACCAATGCAACCCTGTTTGTGTGTAACCATACCCTCCAAGTACACCCTCCAACATATATGCTTATGCATAACTATACAAAGTGCCCCCAATACGATCTCTTCTACCAGCCTTACATTATTGCTGATAATGTGTTTCGGAGTGCTTTTACAGATTGTACAATTGTCCACCTTCCGACTAAAGACATCGCTGATGGTGAAGACCCTTTTACTTTCGTAACTGCTGATATCTCCATTGAAGTAAAAATAACAGAAGAATGTGCATATTGTCACTTCAACCTAACAGGGCAGTGTCAACTTGACAGCAACGGGAGGTTTTATTGTGCTAATGGTATACTAAAACAAACACCCTGGAAACACAAAGCACACATAAATGCATTGCACCATATTTTTCTCTTCACAACTTTATCTTCATATGTCAAATCTGAATTGTTTCCTCTAACTGCAGCAGTCACAGTTAGTAAGAGAAAAGGTCTGAGCCAGAATGTTAAACTGGGTTTAG CCATGGTGGCTATTGGATTTGGAGTTGCGGTGCTGATGTTGTTGGCTTACTGCATTAGGACAAAGATCTTCTCTTCCACATTTCTTTTGTTCAGGAAAGAGAATCCAACCCATCAAATTATTGAGCAGTTTTTGAAGGAACATGGACCGCTTCCAGCCGCTAGGTACAGCTATTTAGATGTgaagaaaataacaaactctttcaaaaacaaattaggCCAGGGAGGATATGGAAGTGTATACAAAGGGAAGTTACATGATGAGCGTACTGTTGCAGTGAAGGTTTTAAGTGAATCAAAAGGTGATGGTGAAGATTTCATTAATGAAGTTGCTAGTATTAGTAGAACTTCACATGTCAACGTCGTTAGACTTTTGGGGTTTTGTTTGGATGGTTCTAAAAAGGCACTATTATATGAATTCATGCCTAATGGATCACTCGAGAAGTTCATATATGAAGAGAAAGATCCATTAAAGAATGATCGCCAATTGGATTGCAAACTATTGTATGATATTGCAGTTGGCGTTGCTCGTGGGTTAGAGTACTTGCACAGAGGCTGCAACACTAGAATCTTGCATTTTGACATAAAACCTCATAATATATTACTAGATGATGATTTTTGTCCTAAAATTTCAGATTTTGGTCTTGCTAAAATATGTCCGAGAAAAGAAAGCATTGTATCCATATTTGGCGCGAGGGGAACACCGGGATATATTGCACCAGAACTGTTCTCCAGAAATTTTGGTGGGGTGTCACATAAGTCGGATGTCTACAGTTATGGAATGATGGTTTTAGAAATGGTTGGTCAAAAAAAGAACATTAAGGTTGAAGTTGATTGTTCTAGTGAGTTATATTTTCCGCACTGGATTTACAAGCGTCTTGAATTGAATCAGGATTTTGGACTAAGGtgtattaaaaatgaaattgatgaaGAAATGGTAAGAAAAATGACAGTGGTGAGTTTATGGTGCATACAAACCGACCCTTCACATCGGCCAGCAATGCATAAAGTGGTGGAAATGTTGGAAGGGGGCCTTCAAGTGCTGGAAATACCACCCAAACCCTTTATGTCTTCTCCTTCAACATCTTCAATCCATTTATCATCTGAAATATTATGA